The Clostridia bacterium region CTTTCAGTCCCTCGAACGGTTCGACCGTCTCGCCGTACGCGTAGCCGCGGAAAAGCCCGGAGACGTTCTCCGCGTCTTCCGTCGTGTAAAGAGGCTCGATCGCGAATTCGCCGCTTCTCTTTCCCTTGCGGTTTTTCCACTCCGCGTCGCTTTCTTGGATATGCGCGCTGTCGAGGAGCATAATGCGGCAAAGTCTGGCGGTCGCCGCCGTGCAAAGGATGCGCCCGCGAAATCCTTTTTTATAAAGAAGAGGAAGCCTGCCGCTGTGGTCGATATGGGCGTGCGTCAGAATCACGCAATCGATTTGCTCCGCATTAAAGACGAAGCCGTCGTCCTCGCCCTCGAAGACGTCCGTCCCTTGCCTCAGACCACAATCGATCAAGGCTTTTTTCCCGTTGACTTCAAGCAAAAAACAACTTCCGGTAACTTCTCTTGCCGCGCCGTAAAACGTCAAAAACATAGGTCCTCCGCTCCAAGATGAATTTCTATCAATATTATAGCATCGTTTCCCGCAAAATACAACGGGGGTTTTCCGTCTCCGAAAAAAAATGTCAAAAATGTGTTGACTTCGGGGAAACTCGGTTCTATTATAAAGATATCAACCGAAAGGGAGAACGATATGAAACTCATTTCCATTTTCTTTTTCTTTACGCCGAAAGCGATGTGTTGAAAGGGTTAACCTCATAGAAACGCACCGCTACTTTTCATTTCCGAAAAAGTAGCGGTTTTTTTATTATAAAACGGGAAAAGGAGGCAATTATGAATCAAGCGAAACTGAAAATCGCCTTTTGCGGCGCGCGCGGTTCCTTCTCGGAGATCGCGGCGAAAAAACTCTTCCCCGAAGGCGAGCTTCTTCCGAGCGGAAATTTTAAGGAAGCCTACGCGAAGACGCTGCGCGGCGAAAGCGACTTTACCGTCCTACCCCTCGAAAACAGCTACGCGGGCGAAGTCGCGGCGGTCACGGACGAACTCTATAAAGGCGATCTCTTCGTCGAAAGCGTCCGCTCGATGCGCGTCGTTCAAAATCTTTTGGGAGTCCCGGGCGCGACGATCGACGACGTAAAAACGGTCGTCAGCCATCCGCAAGCGCTTTCTCAATGCGCGGATTACATCGCGGCGCGCGGACTTCGCGAGATCACCTCGGAGAACACGGCGTTCGCGGCGAAGACCGTCGCGGAAGCGGGCGACAAGTCGATCGCGGCGATCGCAAGCGTCGATTCCGCCGAAGCGAACGGACTGATCGTCCTTGCCGAAAACATCGCCGCCGCAAGCGAAAACGCGACTCGGTTCGCCGTCCTCGGAAGAAAGGCTCCGCAAGAGACCGCAGGCGACCGATTGATCCTCTTCTTCGCGCTCAAAGACGAATCGGGCGCGCTCGCCTCTTCGCTCGCCGTCATCGCGCGGCACGGCTATAACCTAAAAGCCATTCACTCGCGCCCGCTGAAAGAAAAGGCTTGGCACTACTATTTTTACGTCGAAGCGGAGAAAAACGCGGGATCTTCCGAAGAATCGGAGCTTATCGGCGAAATGAGAAACCATTGCACGGGCGTTAAGATCGCAGGGCGTTTCGACCCGAATCGAATGATATAAAAAAAAGGAGAATCCATTATGAATATGATCTATGAAAGAACCGTGGCGAGCCCCTCGGAAATCAAACAAGCCTACCCGATCGACGACAAGATCCGCGAGATCTTCGAATCGCGCGACAAAGAACTCAAACGCATTTTGGCGGGCGAGGATGACAAGATCGCCTTGATCATCGGTCCCTGCTCCGCCGATTCGGAAAAGAGCGTCCTCGATTACGTCGGGCGGCTGAAAAAATTGCAGGAAGAAGTCAAAGACAGGATCTTTATCATCCCCCGCGTCTACACGAACAAACCGCGCACGACGGGCGACGGATACAAAGGGATGCTCCACCAGCCCAACCCGAACGAAAAACCCGATATGATGAAAGGGCTGATCGCGATCCGCGAACTGCACCTCAAAGCGATCTCGGAGACGGGATTCACCTGCGCGGACGAAATGCTTTATCCCGAGAATTACGAATATTTAAACGACGTCTTGTGTTACGTCGCGGTCGGCGCGCGCTCAGTCGAAAACCAACAGCATCGACTGGTTTCGAGCGGGATCTCCGTCCCCGTCGGAATGAAAAACCCGACGAGCGGCGACTACACCGTTATGCTGAATTCGATCACGGCGGCGATGCACCCGCACACCTTCATTTATCGCGGCTGGGAAGCTCATTCCGCGGGCAATCCGTTCGCGCACGCGATCCTGCGCGGTTACGTCGACAAACACGGGCGCACCCATCCGAATTATCACTACGAGGACCTCGTCCTTTTAGACGAAATGTATAAAGAAAAAAAGCTCGCGAATCCCGCCGTCGTCATCGACTGCAATCACTCCAACTCGGGCAAGAATCCTTTCGAGCAAGAGCGCATCGTAAAAGAAGTCCTCTCCTGCCGCAAATATAACGGCGAGATCAAGAACTTCGTCAAAGGATTTATGATCGAAAGCTACATCGAGGACGGCGCGCAAAAGATCGGCGGCGGCGTCTACGGAAAATCCATCACGGACGCCTGCCTCGGATGGGAAAAATCCGAGCGCCTTGTTCGTGAGATCGCGGAGCTTTGCTGACATGAAGATCAGACGTTGCGAAAAAGAAGACGTAAAAAGCGCGGGGGAATTTTACGACGCGGTCGTTCGCGCGCTCGACGAAGGGATCAATTACCCGATCTGGACGTATAAAGTCTACCCGTCCGAAGAAAGCGTCCGCGCGCGGACGGAAAAAGGCGAACAGTATCTTTGCTTGTCGGGCGAAAAAATCATCGGCGCATTCGTTTTGAACGAAGAGCTTCTGAACGAGTATCGCCCGAAGACGACCGCAGACGCGCCCTATAAAGTTCTGCACACGCTTGCGACGGATCCAACCCTCCGAAACCGCGGACTCGCTTCCGAGATCGTCGCGTTCTGCGCGGAGACGGCGCGAAAAGAAAAACGCAAAGCGATCTTCGCGGAAGTCATTCCGACCAATCTCCCCGCGAAAAGGCTCTTTGAAAAAAGAGGATTCGTTTCTCTCGGAGAAGTCGCGCCCGATCCGAAGATCGAAGGAATCGACCGTTTTACCCTCTTAAAGCTCTCCCTGTAACGAGTCCCCTTTTCCCCTCGACCGAAAAAGAAAAACTCCCGACGACTGTCGGGAGTTTTCGTTTCGTGCGAATTAAAAGGTTTATTCCGCTTCGAGGATCGCGGCTTTCTCCTCTTCGAGCTGCGCGAGCTCTTCTCTGAGTTCGAGGACTTTTACGCGCGCGGCGTTTACGCTCTTAACGGTTTGATTCTCATCCGTAAGAATGTTTTCGTATTTTTCAAGCTCGTGGATCTTCGCGTCCACTTTCACTTGGATCGCGTCGATTTTGGATTCTTTCTCTCTGGAAGACTGCGAGAATTTTTTGCGTTCTTCCAAAACTTCCTTCAAAGCGTACAAATCGACGTGTCCGCAATCTTCGCAAGCGAACGCCTGAACTTCCGACGCCTCGCTCTCGCCGAGCGATACCGCGAACATTTTTTTACTTCCGCAAACCGTACATTTCATGTTGATTCCTCCTTTCGTTGGCTTTGTGTAATACTATTATAACAAAAACCGTTAACGAAATTCAATACCCATTTTCAGATTGATCGAAATCCGCGCGTCAAGCCGCCGTTTCCGCAGGATAGGTCTTTTTGCGCGCGTTCAAAAACGCGCGGTTCTCTTCGGAAAGATATTGATCCCAGCCGCCTTCCGAGAAAAGCCGCTCGACGTCGCAGTTATAATCGTCGTAATAGAAAGAATAGTTCATCTCGATGACGGCGTCCGACTGCTTGCCCTTGATCTTCGCATTGATCTCGAAACGCGCCGTCATTTGGCGGAAGAGTCCGCAGTCCCAAATCTCCGCCTCGAAGTCCGCTTTGCGGATCGTTATATCGCTCATTTTGCCGCCGAGCGCCGCGTCCAACCTGTTTTCCGTGTTTTCGGGGATCTGCGCTTTGGTTACGTCTTCGGAGAACGACAAGGTGTAAAACGGTTTTGCGTCGGTCGGCGCGGTCAAAACGACGGTGCTTCCGTCGATCACGGAGCCGTCCACGCGCGCGGTCGCGGTTTCCGCCGAGCTGTCTCCTCCTCCGAGATAAAGCGGAAGCGTCAGCAGGTTGTACGTTACGAACGGAGTTTCCTGCGGATCGCCGTCGCGCGGTTCGACGGTCGGTTTATTGAGTTGGTAAGCGTAAGCCCCCGTCGCCGCGTCGTAGGACTGTACAAGATTCCCGCTGCTGACGATTCTTTGGTCGTTATACGCCGCGCGAAGAGTCGCGAAAGAAGAAAAACTGCTCCCCGTCCATGCGAGGGAAAGATCGAAACGATTCAAAACCGTCGGCTTGAAATAGCTGCGGATGCGCGTGTTATCCGAATAGCTCGTCTTCCCGCTCGCGCGCGTTTCGATATGACTCGCCATACGGAATTGTTTCGCGCGGTTGTGGTTATAAGCGATCGCGACGAGCATATACGCCGCGAGATCGGCGCCCGTGTGACGGATCGCAAGATTCGTCGAGGGGTCCGCCTTCCCGAAAACGTCGTACCAGCCGTCCGTTTCCGCCGCGAAAACGGACGGATCTTTGGCGGGGTTGGTCGCCGCGCTGAGCGTGTAAAGCCCTTTTTCTTCGGCGTAAAGCGCGATCCATTCCGCAAGCTCGTGCGCATAAGCGTTCGGTTCTTCGGGCGGCAAGAGTTCGCCTAGATCCGCAGCGACGAAAGACGCGCTTCCGCCGAACGTGACGGCGCCGTAAACGATGAGTCCTCCCGACAACGCAAGGATCACGCTAAGAATAATAACGATTACTTTTTTCATTTTCTATTCTCCGATCATTGAAATATCCTTTCGGAACGCCTTTCATTATATCATAAACCGCGTTCTTTGTGAAGACACGAACGAAGAAAAACCATTCGGAATATTGCGAAAAGAGCTTTATCCGTGATATAATATCAAATGCAGTAAAAAATCGGCGAGGCGAAAGATGAAAAAAGGATTCGTAATATTGCTCGCGCTATTCTGTTTGATCGCGATATCCGCTTGCGGCGAAAAGAGTGCCCGAAGGCTCGTCTTGGGGAACTCCGCCATAGACGATTTGATCCAAGACGCCAAAGCGCAACAAGGCGGCGAAACCGCCGACGCGCAAATCGACCGAGAGGAAAGCGACGCTCGATCTGCGGAAGAAACGGACAAGGACGGCGATTCTTCTTCGAAACAAGAGTCTTCGAGCGAAACTCCGAACGAAACTCCGAACGAAACTCCGAACGACACTCCGGACGAGACTCCGGACGAGACCCAAAACGAGACGACTCAAACGGACGAAGGTTCTTCGACGACGCCGAACGACGAAACCGACTCTCCCCTGCCGCCGGACGAGACGCAACCGAAAGAAACCGCGCCCAAAGCCGATCCTCCCGTTTACGGCTCGATCGACGTCGACCTTTCTTCGATGCGCGGCTCGATCGCTTACGCGCAGGTTTACGACCTTTACGCCAATCCTTCCAAGTACGCCGGCAAAGTCGTCAAGGCGCAAGGTCCCGTTTCCGTTTACTTCGATTACGAATCGAAAAAGTATTATCCCGCCGTCCTCATCCGAGACGCGACCGCCTGCTGCGCGACGGGGCTCGAATTCGTCTTATTCGGCGACCCCGAGTATCCCGCGGGATACCCGAAAGGCGGCGACGAAGTCACCGTGATCGGCGTCTTCGAGATCTATTACGAAGGAGCCAACCGCTACTGCCATTTGATCGACGCAGTCTTGGAATGACCGACCGCGCCGCGCGAAAGAATCAAACGATCCGAACGATCGCCCGCCCTTCCGAGGGAACGGACGGGGATCGAAAGCTCGCCCGAAACCGACGGGCTTTTTTATTTAATAAGAGTTTACTTTGCAAACTTGAAATATGAATAATTATTCACATTTTCTTGACTCGGCGAACGAATGGCGGTATACTGATACCGAAAACGGATGGAGCGCGCGTCAAAGAGTTTCTTTTCAAAGGAGGCGAAAATGAACAACGCAAGTTTGACGATTTTGGGGATCCTTCTCATCTTTCTTGCCACGACGGCAGGCGCGGCGCTCGTTTTCTTTTTCAAAAAAGACATTTCCGAAAAGCTGAATACCGCGTTTCTCGGGTTTGCCGCGGGCATTATGATCGCGGCGTCCGTTTGGTCTCTTTTGATCCCTTCGATCGAAGATTCTTCCTCGTGGGGAAAATGGAGTTTCGTTCCTGCGGTCGTCGGGTTCATCCTCGGCGGGCTGTTTCTCGTCGTGCTGGATAAAGTCGTCCCGCATTTTCACGTCGGAACGGGAAAAGAAGAAGGTCCCGGAACCTCTTTGAGAAAACCCGTCAAAATGTTTCTCGCCGTCACCATTCATAACGTCCCGGAGGGCTTGGCGGTCGGATTCGCCTTCGGCGGCGC contains the following coding sequences:
- a CDS encoding GNAT family N-acetyltransferase, whose product is MKIRRCEKEDVKSAGEFYDAVVRALDEGINYPIWTYKVYPSEESVRARTEKGEQYLCLSGEKIIGAFVLNEELLNEYRPKTTADAPYKVLHTLATDPTLRNRGLASEIVAFCAETARKEKRKAIFAEVIPTNLPAKRLFEKRGFVSLGEVAPDPKIEGIDRFTLLKLSL
- a CDS encoding 3-deoxy-7-phosphoheptulonate synthase → MNMIYERTVASPSEIKQAYPIDDKIREIFESRDKELKRILAGEDDKIALIIGPCSADSEKSVLDYVGRLKKLQEEVKDRIFIIPRVYTNKPRTTGDGYKGMLHQPNPNEKPDMMKGLIAIRELHLKAISETGFTCADEMLYPENYEYLNDVLCYVAVGARSVENQQHRLVSSGISVPVGMKNPTSGDYTVMLNSITAAMHPHTFIYRGWEAHSAGNPFAHAILRGYVDKHGRTHPNYHYEDLVLLDEMYKEKKLANPAVVIDCNHSNSGKNPFEQERIVKEVLSCRKYNGEIKNFVKGFMIESYIEDGAQKIGGGVYGKSITDACLGWEKSERLVREIAELC
- a CDS encoding ZIP family metal transporter — its product is MNNASLTILGILLIFLATTAGAALVFFFKKDISEKLNTAFLGFAAGIMIAASVWSLLIPSIEDSSSWGKWSFVPAVVGFILGGLFLVVLDKVVPHFHVGTGKEEGPGTSLRKPVKMFLAVTIHNVPEGLAVGFAFGGAAVIGAREAFLSALGLAIGIAIQNFPEGAAVSLPLKNATGSNAKSFLFGMGSGAVEPIAAIIGYFLATSLSVAQPWLLAFAAGAMIFVVAEDLIPDAKLSEHSHLGTWGVMIGFAVMMALDVAFG
- a CDS encoding bifunctional chorismate mutase/prephenate dehydratase gives rise to the protein MNQAKLKIAFCGARGSFSEIAAKKLFPEGELLPSGNFKEAYAKTLRGESDFTVLPLENSYAGEVAAVTDELYKGDLFVESVRSMRVVQNLLGVPGATIDDVKTVVSHPQALSQCADYIAARGLREITSENTAFAAKTVAEAGDKSIAAIASVDSAEANGLIVLAENIAAASENATRFAVLGRKAPQETAGDRLILFFALKDESGALASSLAVIARHGYNLKAIHSRPLKEKAWHYYFYVEAEKNAGSSEESELIGEMRNHCTGVKIAGRFDPNRMI